The following are encoded together in the Nyctibius grandis isolate bNycGra1 chromosome 5, bNycGra1.pri, whole genome shotgun sequence genome:
- the LOC137663843 gene encoding histone H2B 5-like yields MPEPAKSTSAPKKGSKKAVTKTQKKGDKKRHKSRKESYSIYVYKVLKQVHPDTGISSKAMGIMNSFVNDIFERIAGEASRLAHYNKRSTITSREIQTAVRLLLPGELAKHAVSEGTKAVTKYTSSK; encoded by the coding sequence ATGCCAGAGCCAGCGAAGTCCACCTCTGCCCCCAAAAAGGGCTCCAAGAAAGCCGTGACGAAGACCCAGAAGAAGGGCGATAAGAAGCGGCACAAGAGTAGGAAAGAGAGCTACTCCATCTACGTCTACAAGGTGCTGAAGCAGGTCCACCCCGACACCGGCATCTCCTCCAAGGCCATGGGCATCATGAACTCCTTCGTCAATGACATCTTTGAGCGCATCGCTGGAGAAGCCTCCCGCCTGGCCCATTACAACAAGCGCTCCACCATCACGTCCCGGGAGATTCAGACGGCCGTGCgcctgctgctcccaggagaGCTGGCCAAGCACGCCGTCTCGGAGGGCACCAAGGCCGTCACCAAGTACACGAGCTCCAAGTAG